In a genomic window of Streptomyces pristinaespiralis:
- a CDS encoding ABC transporter ATP-binding protein has protein sequence MATVTFDKATRIYPGSEKPAVDQLEIETEDGEFLVLVGPSGCGKSTSLRMLAGLEDVNGGSIRIGNRDVTHLPPKDRDIAMVFQNYALYPHMTVADNMGFALKIAGVNKSEIRKKVEEAAKILDLSEYLDRKPKALSGGQRQRVAMGRAIVREPQVFLMDEPLSNLDAKLRVSTRTQIASLQRRLGITTVYVTHDQVEAMTMGDRVAVLKDGLLQQVDSPRNMYDRPANLFVAGFIGSPAMNLVEVPITDGGVKFGNSVVPVSREALSAAADKGDTTVTVGVRPEHFDVVEHGAGDAKTLSKDAPAGLAVSVNVVEELGADGYVYGSAQVGGEHKDLVVRVGGRAVPDKGSELHVVPRAGEIHVFSTSTGERLSG, from the coding sequence ATGGCTACTGTCACGTTCGACAAGGCGACCCGGATCTACCCGGGCTCCGAGAAGCCCGCCGTCGACCAGCTCGAGATCGAGACCGAGGACGGCGAATTCCTCGTACTCGTCGGGCCGTCCGGCTGTGGCAAGTCGACCTCCCTGCGGATGCTCGCGGGTCTCGAGGACGTCAACGGCGGCTCCATCCGGATCGGCAACCGCGACGTCACGCACCTGCCGCCGAAGGACCGGGACATCGCCATGGTGTTCCAGAACTACGCGCTCTACCCGCACATGACCGTCGCCGACAACATGGGCTTCGCCCTCAAGATCGCCGGCGTCAACAAGAGCGAGATCCGCAAGAAGGTCGAAGAGGCCGCGAAGATCCTCGACCTCAGCGAGTACCTGGACCGCAAGCCGAAGGCCCTCTCCGGTGGCCAGCGCCAGCGTGTCGCGATGGGCCGCGCCATCGTGCGTGAGCCGCAGGTCTTCCTCATGGACGAGCCGCTGTCGAACCTCGACGCCAAGCTCCGTGTCTCCACCCGTACGCAGATCGCGAGCCTGCAGCGCCGCCTCGGCATCACCACCGTGTACGTCACGCACGACCAGGTCGAGGCCATGACCATGGGTGACCGCGTGGCCGTGCTGAAGGACGGCCTGCTCCAGCAGGTCGACTCGCCGCGCAACATGTACGACCGCCCCGCCAACCTCTTCGTCGCCGGCTTCATCGGCTCCCCGGCCATGAACCTCGTCGAGGTCCCGATCACCGACGGCGGCGTGAAGTTCGGCAACAGCGTCGTCCCGGTCTCCCGCGAGGCTCTCTCCGCCGCCGCCGACAAGGGCGACACGACCGTCACGGTCGGCGTCCGCCCCGAGCACTTCGACGTCGTCGAGCACGGCGCGGGCGACGCCAAGACCCTCTCCAAGGACGCCCCGGCCGGTCTCGCCGTGTCCGTGAACGTCGTGGAGGAGCTCGGCGCCGACGGCTACGTGTACGGCTCCGCCCAGGTCGGCGGCGAGCACAAGGACCTCGTCGTCCGCGTCGGCGGCCGCGCCGTCCCGGACAAGGGCAGCGAGCTCCACGTCGTGCCGCGCGCCGGTGAGATCCACGTCTTCTCGACGTCGACGGGCGAGCGCCTCAGCGGCTGA
- a CDS encoding nucleotidyltransferase family protein, giving the protein MQTPTFPTQAVVLAGGQGSRLRPYTDDRPKPMVEIPGTGTPIIGHQLAWLAEEGVTDVVVSCGHLAEVLQEWLDSAVLPLRVKTVVETEPLGRGGGLKYAAAALPHPDQPWYATNGDIWTRFSLREMAAFHAERDAAATLALARPRIPWGAVETDAFGHITDFIESPPSPYLINAGVYVFSAEFTGLLPDVGDHERTTFPRLARERRLAGFPLPNGAYWRAIDTAKDLTEAAKELSTQVR; this is encoded by the coding sequence ATGCAAACGCCTACGTTTCCGACGCAGGCCGTTGTCCTGGCGGGCGGCCAGGGCTCTCGGCTGCGCCCGTACACCGACGACCGCCCCAAGCCGATGGTCGAGATCCCGGGGACCGGCACCCCGATCATCGGTCACCAGCTTGCCTGGCTGGCCGAGGAGGGCGTGACCGACGTCGTGGTGTCCTGCGGCCACCTCGCGGAGGTCCTCCAGGAGTGGCTGGACAGCGCGGTGCTGCCCCTGCGCGTCAAGACCGTCGTCGAGACGGAGCCGCTGGGCCGCGGTGGCGGCCTGAAGTACGCCGCGGCCGCCCTGCCGCATCCCGATCAGCCCTGGTACGCGACCAACGGCGACATCTGGACCCGCTTCTCGCTGCGCGAGATGGCCGCCTTCCACGCCGAACGCGACGCCGCGGCGACCCTCGCGCTCGCGCGTCCGCGCATCCCCTGGGGTGCTGTCGAGACGGACGCCTTCGGGCACATCACGGACTTCATCGAGTCACCGCCGTCGCCGTACCTGATCAACGCGGGCGTGTACGTCTTCTCCGCCGAGTTCACGGGCCTCCTGCCCGATGTGGGCGACCACGAGCGGACGACGTTCCCCCGGCTGGCGCGTGAGCGCCGGCTGGCCGGGTTCCCGTTGCCGAACGGGGCCTACTGGCGGGCGATCGACACGGCGAAGGACCTGACGGAGGCCGCCAAGGAGCTTTCCACCCAGGTGCGTTGA
- a CDS encoding GNAT family N-acetyltransferase produces the protein MIRTAAPADVPVIHEMIRELADYEKALHEANATEEQLREALFGERPAAYAHIAETEDGEVAGFALWFLNFSTWRGVHGIYLEDLYVRPRLRGGGHGKALLTELARICVERGYERLEWSVLNWNTPSIDFYRSLGARPQDEWTVYRLTDGALKSLGA, from the coding sequence ATGATTCGTACTGCCGCACCAGCCGATGTGCCCGTGATCCACGAGATGATCCGGGAGCTCGCCGATTACGAGAAGGCTTTGCACGAGGCGAACGCGACCGAGGAGCAGCTGCGTGAGGCGCTGTTCGGCGAGCGGCCCGCCGCGTACGCGCACATCGCGGAGACGGAGGACGGCGAGGTCGCCGGTTTCGCGCTGTGGTTCCTGAACTTCTCGACGTGGCGCGGTGTGCACGGGATCTACCTGGAGGACCTGTACGTGCGGCCCCGGCTGCGGGGCGGCGGCCACGGGAAGGCGCTGCTGACGGAGCTGGCGCGGATCTGTGTGGAGCGCGGCTACGAGCGTCTGGAGTGGTCGGTGCTGAACTGGAACACCCCGTCGATCGACTTCTACAGGTCGCTGGGGGCGCGGCCGCAGGACGAGTGGACGGTCTACCGGCTGACCGACGGGGCGCTCAAGAGCCTCGGGGCCTGA
- a CDS encoding FG-GAP repeat domain-containing protein, which yields MISASTTRRGVSAAITTVLAVTLGAGALSAPATATPLPAAVTAEAGTRTAPVPYPVNGYFSAAGKTGFLTSERPFSSRSHTWTRFADGSTVAIDAAVVDTTGSDVVVTGEGQSLSRSLVLKLRDMAVGGRTVTIDLRPLNGVYVKAVSQDTVLAQVTNADGSTELRLVTRTGDTVTHRKVEGVPSGALSLASGSPRDGSVLLSYALKTDASWRREFAVVDLAAAKVVSTHETDAYFTSGQTLSPTHLAWAEEEGKVYTVDRATGVETVTDFHLYEGESMAVGLLGSWLTYGTPGRLGGDGTGDSRTRVPFTAKSLTSGESFKLLDHVERLQSGSDDTLFVRGGTVEHGEGLYRIALGADGKPAAEMVASTGEPTQLVHLGARIPHPFDLTAPVPLKWQLSRENADVDLKITHRGTGKSFSKRLHLYSESAGSEYYYGNGVFGITWAQVAAESQMGKDAEVGVYDWSFTAHPQGGVGPAVEASGSFNAAKGLSSPHDISWDGSPDLLARDAQGVLWWAAPRYDVTKKTLLPYSMPSKIGGGWQVYDRIEAVGGIGAGAADFVARDRSGVLWLYDVTGNGYRPSFAARKQIGGGWNTYTQITGGSDLNGDGRADLVATDKAGALWLYKNTGNLSAPFAKRQKIGTGGWGVYNRITATGNIGGAAAGDLVARDKAGVLWLYLGKGDGTFAARKQIGGGWNAYTDTIGIGDADYDGRPDLYAYGPGNTGYFYAGTGAWRTPFAGRVPSPVLTGNPAYNHVS from the coding sequence TTGATCTCCGCAAGCACGACCCGTCGGGGGGTCTCCGCCGCGATCACCACCGTCCTCGCTGTGACGCTCGGTGCGGGCGCCCTGTCGGCCCCGGCCACCGCGACACCCCTGCCCGCCGCCGTGACGGCCGAGGCGGGAACGCGGACGGCACCCGTCCCGTACCCGGTGAACGGATACTTCAGCGCGGCCGGAAAGACCGGATTCCTGACCAGCGAGCGCCCCTTCAGCAGCCGCTCGCACACGTGGACCCGGTTCGCGGACGGTTCGACCGTCGCGATCGACGCCGCCGTGGTCGATACGACCGGGTCGGACGTGGTCGTGACCGGTGAGGGGCAGAGCCTGAGCCGTTCCCTGGTCCTGAAGCTCCGCGACATGGCCGTCGGCGGCAGGACCGTCACGATCGACCTCCGCCCGCTGAACGGCGTCTACGTGAAGGCCGTCTCCCAGGACACGGTCCTGGCTCAGGTGACGAACGCTGACGGCTCCACGGAACTGCGCCTCGTCACCCGGACCGGCGACACCGTCACGCATCGGAAGGTCGAAGGCGTCCCGTCCGGGGCTCTGAGCCTCGCCTCCGGTTCACCCCGTGACGGCTCGGTCCTGCTCTCCTACGCGCTGAAGACCGACGCGTCGTGGCGGCGCGAGTTCGCCGTGGTGGACCTCGCCGCCGCCAAGGTGGTCTCCACCCACGAGACCGACGCCTACTTCACCAGCGGGCAGACCCTCTCCCCCACGCACCTGGCCTGGGCGGAGGAAGAGGGGAAGGTCTACACCGTCGACCGTGCCACCGGCGTCGAGACCGTGACCGACTTCCACCTCTACGAGGGCGAGAGCATGGCCGTCGGCCTGCTGGGCTCGTGGTTGACGTACGGGACCCCGGGGAGACTGGGGGGAGACGGCACGGGAGACTCGCGAACGCGCGTGCCCTTCACGGCGAAGTCCCTGACCTCCGGAGAGTCGTTCAAGCTCCTCGACCACGTCGAGAGACTGCAGTCCGGCTCCGACGACACGCTGTTCGTGCGCGGCGGCACCGTCGAGCACGGTGAGGGCCTGTACCGGATCGCCCTGGGCGCGGACGGCAAGCCGGCGGCCGAGATGGTCGCCTCCACCGGGGAGCCGACGCAGCTCGTCCACCTCGGTGCGCGGATCCCGCACCCCTTCGACCTGACCGCCCCGGTACCGCTCAAGTGGCAGTTGTCCCGGGAGAACGCCGACGTCGACCTGAAGATCACCCATCGCGGCACCGGCAAGTCCTTCTCGAAGCGGCTGCACCTCTACAGCGAGTCCGCCGGCAGCGAGTACTACTACGGGAACGGGGTCTTCGGCATCACCTGGGCGCAGGTCGCGGCCGAGTCCCAGATGGGCAAGGACGCCGAGGTCGGGGTGTACGACTGGTCGTTCACGGCCCATCCGCAGGGCGGCGTGGGTCCGGCCGTGGAGGCATCCGGCAGCTTCAACGCCGCCAAGGGGCTCTCCTCCCCGCACGACATCAGCTGGGACGGCAGCCCCGACCTGCTGGCCCGTGACGCCCAGGGCGTGCTGTGGTGGGCCGCCCCCAGGTACGACGTCACCAAGAAGACCCTCCTGCCGTACTCCATGCCCAGCAAGATCGGTGGCGGCTGGCAGGTCTACGACCGGATCGAGGCCGTCGGCGGCATCGGCGCCGGTGCGGCCGACTTCGTCGCCCGGGACAGGAGCGGCGTCCTGTGGCTGTACGACGTGACCGGCAACGGGTACAGGCCGTCGTTCGCGGCCCGCAAGCAGATCGGCGGCGGCTGGAACACGTACACCCAGATCACCGGCGGCAGCGACCTGAACGGTGACGGCCGGGCCGACCTCGTCGCCACCGACAAGGCCGGCGCGCTGTGGCTCTACAAGAACACCGGCAACCTCAGCGCCCCCTTCGCCAAGAGGCAGAAGATCGGCACCGGCGGCTGGGGCGTCTACAACCGGATCACCGCCACCGGCAACATCGGCGGCGCCGCCGCCGGCGACCTCGTCGCCCGCGACAAGGCCGGTGTGCTCTGGCTCTACCTCGGCAAGGGCGACGGCACCTTCGCCGCCCGCAAGCAGATCGGCGGCGGCTGGAACGCGTACACCGACACCATCGGCATCGGCGACGCCGACTACGACGGCCGCCCCGACCTGTACGCGTACGGCCCCGGGAACACCGGTTACTTCTACGCCGGAACCGGCGCCTGGAGGACCCCCTTCGCCGGCCGGGTCCCCAGCCCGGTCCTGACCGGAAACCCCGCGTACAACCACGTCTCCTGA
- a CDS encoding NAD(P)/FAD-dependent oxidoreductase: MNTVNGGISFWYAQDGAPVPREPLPGDSTADVCIVGGGYTGLWTAYYLKKAVPFLNITVLEARFCGYGASGRNGGWLYNGIAGRDRYARLHGHDAAVRLQQAMNDTVDEVVRVAGEEKIDADIHKGGVLEVARTPAQLQRLKDFHSVEIAFGEKDRLLLGARETAERVHVSGAVAGSWTPHGARLHPVKLVKGLAAAVEALGVTVHESTPVTEIRPKHAVTPYGTVRAPYILRCTEGFTASLKGQHRTWLPMNSSMIVTEPLPDDAWDEIGWSGRETLGDMAHAYMYAQRTADNRIAIGGRGAPYRYGSRTDNDGRTGPATVEALREILIRFFPRLAGAQIAHAWSGVLGVPRDWCATATLDRSTGLGWAGGYVGSGVATSNLAARTLRDLIQQDSGQSGPTDLTALPWVNHKVRKWEPEPLRWLGVQTLYTAYRRADRLEAATHTPTTARLATLADRISGRH, from the coding sequence ATGAACACCGTCAACGGCGGCATATCGTTCTGGTACGCGCAGGACGGCGCCCCCGTCCCCCGCGAACCCCTCCCCGGCGACAGCACCGCCGACGTCTGCATCGTCGGCGGCGGGTACACCGGCCTGTGGACCGCTTACTACCTCAAGAAAGCCGTCCCCTTCCTCAACATCACCGTCCTGGAAGCCAGGTTCTGCGGATACGGCGCCTCGGGACGCAACGGCGGCTGGCTCTACAACGGCATCGCCGGACGCGACCGCTACGCCCGGCTGCACGGCCACGACGCCGCCGTACGCCTCCAGCAGGCCATGAACGACACCGTCGACGAGGTCGTCCGTGTCGCGGGCGAGGAGAAGATCGACGCCGACATCCACAAGGGCGGCGTCCTCGAGGTCGCCCGCACGCCCGCCCAGCTCCAGCGTCTGAAGGACTTCCACTCCGTCGAGATCGCCTTCGGCGAGAAGGACCGGCTGCTGCTCGGCGCCCGCGAGACCGCGGAGCGCGTCCACGTCAGCGGCGCCGTCGCCGGCAGCTGGACCCCGCACGGCGCCCGCCTGCACCCGGTGAAACTGGTCAAGGGCCTGGCCGCCGCCGTGGAGGCGCTCGGCGTCACCGTCCACGAGTCGACGCCCGTCACGGAGATCAGGCCCAAGCACGCCGTCACCCCGTACGGCACCGTCCGCGCGCCGTACATCCTGCGCTGCACCGAAGGGTTCACCGCGTCCCTCAAGGGCCAGCACCGCACCTGGCTCCCCATGAACTCCTCCATGATCGTCACGGAGCCGCTCCCGGACGACGCCTGGGACGAGATCGGCTGGTCCGGCCGCGAGACCCTCGGCGACATGGCACACGCCTACATGTACGCCCAGCGCACCGCCGACAACCGCATCGCGATCGGCGGCCGCGGCGCCCCCTACCGCTACGGCTCGAGGACCGACAACGACGGACGCACCGGCCCCGCCACCGTCGAGGCACTGCGCGAGATCCTGATCCGCTTCTTCCCCCGGCTCGCCGGCGCACAGATCGCCCACGCCTGGTCCGGCGTCCTCGGCGTCCCCCGCGACTGGTGCGCCACCGCCACCCTCGACCGCTCCACCGGTCTCGGCTGGGCCGGCGGCTACGTCGGCTCCGGCGTCGCCACCTCCAACCTGGCCGCCCGCACCCTGCGCGACCTGATCCAGCAGGACTCCGGCCAGTCGGGCCCCACCGACCTGACCGCGCTCCCCTGGGTCAACCACAAGGTCCGCAAATGGGAACCGGAGCCCCTGCGCTGGCTCGGCGTCCAGACCCTCTACACCGCCTACCGCAGGGCCGACCGGCTCGAGGCCGCCACCCACACCCCGACGACGGCCCGCCTCGCGACCCTGGCGGACAGGATCTCCGGCCGCCACTGA
- a CDS encoding DoxX family protein, producing the protein MVKVDCDPAQVIVSHASFRVQLARSPRPARALADTARLGPLAGAGAAGRPRRAPVVWSGRSAPGDSGATGLLQAVRNSTLEHEAYSAGATQVMPRVDIDETVATPTVPAPGGPGRDRPLLPPMRQAVGAYDSYDTGPSRDEQPYDAGTYEVEAYDDEGFDRERAERRSPQRHGADSVRHAYYPGRRMNLGVVLLPLRVLLGLISVYAGMGKLCDPVYFDGGDRGSMVKWLNALNPWALGEPMRDFAVAHPVGSGLTVAFLQVIVGVLTVLGLWQRVAAVIGALLSAALIMTVSWRSVPVYETPDLIYLAAWSPLIIAGAPVYSIDGRLAGEAWRTLGPRSELWDLRRRVLRRGGLVAAVVVGLTMLVGSVLGGAVRSNDMVTVPGPNQNPTNYLPGAPLPEESASGSGSPRPRKDKPSPSASRPTEKPKEAASTPPQESVRESGQVAGTPSETQDSGGQSPSGSRPAPPPSSGTTGPTSTGGSSSGGTTGGGSGDGSDGGSGGSDGGGGVIGGLLG; encoded by the coding sequence ATGGTGAAGGTGGACTGCGATCCCGCGCAGGTCATCGTCAGCCACGCCAGTTTCCGGGTGCAGCTCGCCCGGAGCCCGCGCCCCGCACGTGCCCTGGCGGACACCGCGCGTCTCGGCCCGCTCGCCGGAGCCGGCGCCGCGGGACGGCCGCGCAGAGCGCCCGTCGTATGGAGCGGCAGGTCGGCTCCCGGGGACTCCGGGGCGACCGGGCTGCTGCAGGCCGTACGCAACTCCACCCTCGAGCACGAGGCCTACAGCGCGGGCGCGACCCAGGTCATGCCCCGCGTCGACATCGACGAGACCGTGGCGACCCCCACGGTCCCCGCCCCCGGCGGCCCCGGCCGGGACAGGCCGCTGCTGCCCCCCATGCGGCAGGCGGTCGGCGCCTACGACTCCTACGACACCGGCCCGTCCCGCGACGAGCAGCCGTACGACGCGGGGACGTACGAGGTCGAGGCGTACGACGACGAGGGCTTCGACAGGGAACGGGCGGAGCGCCGCTCCCCGCAGCGCCACGGCGCGGACTCCGTGCGGCACGCCTACTACCCCGGCCGCCGGATGAACCTCGGCGTGGTGCTGCTGCCGCTGCGGGTGCTCCTCGGCCTCATCTCCGTCTACGCCGGCATGGGCAAGCTCTGCGACCCCGTCTACTTCGACGGCGGCGACCGCGGGTCCATGGTCAAGTGGCTCAATGCCCTGAACCCGTGGGCGCTCGGCGAGCCGATGCGTGACTTCGCCGTCGCCCACCCGGTCGGCTCCGGCCTCACCGTCGCCTTCCTCCAGGTCATCGTCGGCGTCCTCACCGTCCTCGGACTGTGGCAGCGCGTCGCGGCGGTCATCGGCGCACTTCTCTCCGCGGCGCTGATCATGACCGTGAGCTGGCGCTCGGTCCCCGTGTACGAGACGCCGGACCTCATCTACCTGGCGGCGTGGTCGCCGCTGATCATCGCCGGCGCCCCCGTCTACTCGATCGACGGCCGTCTCGCCGGCGAGGCGTGGCGCACCCTCGGACCCCGCTCCGAACTGTGGGACCTCCGCCGGCGCGTGCTGCGCCGCGGCGGCCTCGTCGCCGCGGTCGTCGTCGGACTCACGATGCTCGTGGGCTCGGTCCTCGGCGGCGCCGTCCGCTCGAACGACATGGTCACCGTGCCCGGCCCGAACCAGAACCCGACCAACTACCTGCCCGGCGCCCCGCTGCCCGAGGAGTCGGCGAGCGGGTCCGGCTCTCCGCGCCCGCGCAAGGACAAGCCCTCCCCGTCCGCCAGCCGGCCCACCGAGAAGCCCAAGGAGGCGGCGTCCACGCCGCCGCAGGAGAGCGTGCGGGAGAGCGGCCAGGTCGCCGGTACGCCCAGCGAGACGCAGGACAGCGGCGGGCAGTCGCCCAGCGGCTCCCGGCCCGCCCCTCCGCCGTCCTCCGGCACCACGGGGCCGACCTCGACCGGCGGCAGCAGCTCGGGCGGTACCACCGGCGGCGGGTCGGGCGACGGCTCCGACGGCGGCAGCGGCGGCTCCGACGGGGGCGGCGGTGTGATCGGCGGCCTGCTGGGCTGA
- the rlmB gene encoding 23S rRNA (guanosine(2251)-2'-O)-methyltransferase RlmB — translation MAGNSQRRNRRTSNKKGAQVGSGGQRRRGLEGKGPTPPASARKGHKKNRVANAQARKAATRRPVARRGGKGTSEMVVGRNPVFEALRDGVPASTLYVQQFIDNDERVREALQLATGRGNINIMEAPRPELDRLTNGLNHQGLVLQVPPYEYAHPEDLAAAAFDDGEDPLIVALDGVTDPRNLGAVVRSVSAFGGHGVVVPERRAAGMTAGAWKTSAGTAARTPVARATNLTRALESYQKAGLTVVGLAADGETEVGDLEALGGPLVIVVGSEGKGLSRLVGETCDYLVRIPMPGGAESLNAGVAAGVVLYEAAKRRA, via the coding sequence ATGGCCGGGAACAGCCAGCGCAGGAACCGCCGCACGTCCAACAAGAAGGGCGCGCAGGTCGGCAGCGGTGGCCAGCGTCGCCGCGGTCTCGAGGGCAAGGGCCCGACGCCGCCCGCCTCCGCCCGTAAGGGCCACAAGAAGAACCGGGTGGCCAACGCGCAGGCGAGGAAGGCCGCCACCCGCAGGCCCGTGGCCCGCCGCGGCGGCAAGGGCACCTCCGAGATGGTCGTCGGCCGCAACCCGGTCTTCGAGGCGCTGCGCGACGGCGTGCCGGCCTCCACGCTCTACGTCCAGCAGTTCATCGACAACGACGAGCGGGTGCGCGAGGCGCTCCAGCTCGCCACCGGACGCGGCAACATCAACATCATGGAGGCGCCGCGCCCCGAGCTCGACCGGCTGACGAACGGGCTCAACCACCAGGGCCTGGTGCTCCAGGTCCCGCCGTACGAGTACGCGCACCCGGAGGACCTCGCCGCCGCGGCGTTCGACGACGGTGAGGACCCGCTGATCGTCGCCCTCGACGGTGTCACCGACCCCCGCAACCTGGGCGCCGTCGTCCGCTCCGTCTCGGCCTTCGGCGGCCACGGCGTGGTCGTCCCCGAGCGCCGCGCCGCGGGCATGACCGCGGGCGCGTGGAAGACCTCCGCAGGCACCGCCGCCCGTACGCCGGTCGCGCGGGCCACCAACCTGACGCGCGCCCTGGAGTCGTACCAGAAGGCCGGTCTGACCGTCGTGGGCCTGGCCGCCGACGGAGAGACCGAGGTCGGGGACCTCGAGGCTCTCGGCGGACCGCTGGTCATCGTGGTGGGCAGCGAGGGCAAGGGCCTGTCCCGTCTCGTCGGCGAGACCTGCGACTACCTGGTCCGCATCCCCATGCCGGGTGGCGCGGAGTCCCTCAACGCGGGTGTCGCGGCCGGTGTCGTGCTGTACGAGGCGGCCAAGCGGCGCGCCTGA